From the genome of Miscanthus floridulus cultivar M001 chromosome 10, ASM1932011v1, whole genome shotgun sequence, one region includes:
- the LOC136488536 gene encoding uncharacterized protein: MGTPWSSLCPSKVPFYGIIPRKETAPLRRIQLNVTFGQPDNFQKEPLTFEVVDFPSIYHALLARPCFAKLTAISNYTYLKLKMPGPNGVIIIEGSFEQAYYCEQDCIAQVATLSAPYGPTDSDQDTGRALVKGQRSQGDGDAQPTEH, encoded by the coding sequence atggGCACCCCATGGAGCAGCCTGTGTCCTAGCAAGGTGCCATTCTATGGGATCATCCCGAGGAAGGAGACTGCACCCCTTAGGCGCATCCAGCTCAATGTCACCTTTGGCCAACCGGACAACTTCCAGAAGGAGccgctcaccttcgaggtggtggacttccccaGCATCTATCATGCTCTCCTCGCTCGGCCATGCTTCGCCAAGTTAACGGCCATCTCCAACTACACCTACTTAAAGTTGAAGATGCCCGGACCTAATGGGGTCATCATCATCGAGGGCAGCttcgagcaagcctactactgCGAGCAAGACTGCATCGCCCAAGTGGCCACACTATCCGCCCCCTATGGTCCCACCGACTCTGACCAGGACACAGGAAGGGCACTGGTGAAGGGCCAAAGGAGTCAAGGCGATGGCGACGCTCAACCAACCGAGCACTAG